In a single window of the Agromyces sp. H17E-10 genome:
- a CDS encoding DUF1772 domain-containing protein, producing MSIVIAVAAVIAVLNLAVIFGTDVVAAVVLRPVYAELDDRSMVQVVGRGHYYGDRRLPVVGILGTVLTAASVVLAALWGTPLAATAAAIALVLLLVWLAMFARISAPINKVLTAAALAGEVPADARSLQARWESIIVLRSVLLGLAILLLCATLALA from the coding sequence ATGTCGATCGTCATCGCCGTAGCCGCGGTCATCGCAGTACTGAACCTCGCCGTCATCTTCGGCACCGACGTGGTCGCGGCCGTGGTGCTGCGCCCCGTCTACGCCGAGCTCGACGACCGCAGCATGGTGCAGGTCGTCGGCCGCGGCCACTACTACGGCGACCGGCGCCTGCCCGTCGTCGGCATCCTCGGCACGGTGCTGACCGCGGCGTCCGTCGTGCTCGCCGCGCTCTGGGGCACGCCGCTCGCCGCAACCGCTGCGGCGATCGCGCTCGTGCTGCTGCTCGTCTGGCTCGCGATGTTCGCTCGCATCTCGGCGCCCATCAACAAGGTGCTCACCGCCGCGGCGCTCGCCGGCGAGGTGCCCGCCGACGCCCGCTCGCTGCAGGCGCGCTGGGAATCGATCATCGTGCTGCGCTCAGTGCTGCTGGGGCTGGCGATCCTGCTGCTGTGCGCGACGCTCGCGCTCGCGTGA
- a CDS encoding TetR/AcrR family transcriptional regulator, translated as MARTPQEAERFRERERLILDTTRRIAEDEGWAAVTVRRLADEIGYSQPILYRHFPGGRDEIVERLVVAGYTELATRMAAPGDDLHHLITGYLDFARSNPALYEAMASARTSFAFASSETPEALVSGFAIIERAAGGRDARERTVRAELLWSLLHGVSGLSAGGRLDDALGADRERLIATLFATPATG; from the coding sequence ATGGCACGCACCCCGCAAGAGGCCGAGCGATTCCGCGAGCGCGAGCGACTCATCCTCGACACCACCCGGCGGATCGCCGAGGACGAGGGCTGGGCAGCCGTCACCGTGCGCCGGCTCGCCGACGAGATCGGGTACAGCCAGCCGATCCTCTACCGCCACTTCCCCGGCGGGCGCGACGAGATCGTCGAGCGCCTCGTGGTCGCCGGCTACACCGAGCTCGCGACCCGCATGGCCGCGCCCGGCGACGACCTGCACCACCTCATCACGGGGTATCTCGACTTCGCCCGATCGAATCCCGCCCTCTACGAGGCGATGGCCTCCGCGCGCACGAGCTTCGCCTTCGCCTCGAGCGAGACGCCCGAGGCACTCGTGTCGGGCTTCGCGATCATCGAACGAGCCGCCGGTGGTCGCGACGCGCGCGAGCGGACCGTGCGGGCCGAGCTGCTCTGGAGCCTCCTGCACGGGGTGAGCGGGCTCTCGGCGGGCGGGCGGCTCGACGACGCGCTCGGCGCCGACCGCGAACGGCTGATCGCAACCCTGTTCGCGACGCCGGCGACCGGCTGA
- a CDS encoding DUF1294 domain-containing protein gives MPRDTSAPGRNARPAASPRQAGASRDLSRPLPAALSWIVLAAFAVVVAVGVVTAVVPWWIAAWYGACSLVAFAAYGFDKLAAGRDRQRVPERTLHLVDVIGGWPGALVAQQWFRHKTRKRSFRRVFWAGVVVNVLVVVALVVWLAR, from the coding sequence ATGCCCCGTGACACCTCGGCCCCCGGGCGGAACGCCCGCCCCGCGGCATCCCCTCGACAGGCCGGCGCCTCCCGCGATCTCTCGCGCCCGCTGCCGGCGGCGCTCAGCTGGATCGTCCTGGCCGCGTTCGCCGTGGTGGTCGCCGTCGGCGTCGTCACCGCGGTCGTCCCGTGGTGGATCGCCGCGTGGTACGGCGCGTGCTCGCTCGTCGCGTTCGCGGCCTACGGGTTCGACAAGCTCGCCGCCGGCCGGGATCGACAGCGGGTACCCGAGCGCACGCTGCATCTCGTCGACGTCATCGGGGGCTGGCCCGGCGCGCTCGTCGCGCAGCAGTGGTTCCGGCACAAGACACGCAAGCGCAGCTTCCGCCGCGTGTTCTGGGCCGGCGTGGTCGTGAACGTGCTCGTCGTGGTCGCCCTCGTCGTCTGGCTCGCGCGGTAG
- a CDS encoding YqaJ viral recombinase family protein encodes MPEPFALFDLEGDTWAPPPDPRPRHPHETRVVADSSDRVAWLRARSQGITATDAAKLATRESVRTAAHEKLHGSRHSFGGSRYTDHGRAREPVIAEWAKRTHGLEGSTLLFHAETERRHLATPDGLRVAPNGALELCEIKTTSKPWRGIPRGYLRQVWWQQYVLGAERTLVVWEEHADFVPVADEPKCRWVDRDDDQIAILVGLANELLTAIRPDPRVADPRAYYRPGALA; translated from the coding sequence GTGCCAGAACCGTTCGCCCTCTTCGACCTCGAGGGCGACACGTGGGCTCCCCCGCCCGACCCTCGGCCGAGGCATCCGCACGAGACCCGCGTCGTCGCCGACTCGAGTGACCGAGTCGCCTGGCTGCGCGCCCGGTCGCAGGGCATCACGGCGACCGATGCGGCGAAGCTCGCGACCCGCGAGTCGGTGCGCACGGCCGCCCACGAGAAGCTGCACGGCTCGCGGCACAGCTTCGGCGGCAGCCGGTACACCGACCACGGCCGGGCCCGCGAGCCCGTCATCGCCGAGTGGGCGAAGCGCACGCACGGGCTCGAGGGGTCGACGCTGCTCTTCCACGCCGAGACCGAGCGGCGCCACCTCGCGACGCCCGACGGGCTGCGGGTCGCCCCGAACGGCGCGCTCGAGCTGTGCGAGATCAAGACGACGTCGAAGCCCTGGCGCGGCATCCCGCGCGGCTATCTCAGGCAGGTGTGGTGGCAGCAGTACGTGCTCGGCGCCGAGCGCACCCTCGTCGTGTGGGAGGAGCACGCCGACTTCGTGCCCGTCGCCGACGAGCCGAAGTGCCGGTGGGTCGACCGCGACGACGACCAGATCGCGATCCTCGTGGGGCTCGCGAACGAGCTGCTCACGGCGATCCGGCCCGATCCGCGGGTCGCCGATCCGCGCGCGTACTACCGGCCGGGCGCCCTCGCGTGA
- a CDS encoding alpha/beta fold hydrolase, with protein MTTLLLHGLGADRRQPLELFAPAVRAVAGDDELVIAPDVRAHGGYLTVGEPADFAIDRLAAEVAETTRAQVLEATGREPGDGEPLTVIGLSMGAAIALRLLIGELLPIDRAVFVRPSFDDRALPGNLRPFPVIGQLLLDAGPAGAQEFREREVYQRIADESPAAAKGLLSQFTSPDAARRAMRLVEIPRNRAFVHDGELAEVSARGVRTLVVAAPRDPVHPVPVGERWAGALGAPLAMLTERDAGPARQNAVLAEHLANWLERVRRA; from the coding sequence GTGACGACGCTCCTGCTGCACGGCCTCGGTGCCGACCGCCGGCAGCCGCTCGAGCTGTTCGCCCCCGCGGTGCGCGCCGTCGCCGGCGACGACGAGCTCGTCATCGCACCCGACGTCCGCGCCCACGGCGGCTACCTCACGGTCGGCGAGCCCGCCGACTTCGCAATCGACCGGCTCGCGGCCGAGGTCGCCGAGACGACGCGCGCCCAGGTGCTGGAGGCCACGGGGCGCGAGCCGGGCGACGGCGAGCCGCTCACGGTGATCGGGCTCTCGATGGGCGCCGCGATCGCGCTTCGGCTGCTGATCGGCGAGCTCCTGCCGATCGATCGCGCCGTGTTCGTGCGGCCGTCGTTCGACGATCGCGCACTGCCCGGCAACCTGCGCCCGTTCCCCGTGATCGGGCAACTGCTCCTCGACGCCGGGCCGGCCGGTGCGCAGGAGTTCCGCGAACGAGAGGTGTACCAGCGCATCGCCGACGAGTCGCCCGCGGCGGCGAAGGGGCTGCTCTCGCAGTTCACCTCGCCCGATGCCGCGCGTCGTGCGATGCGACTCGTCGAGATCCCCCGCAACCGCGCGTTCGTGCATGACGGCGAGCTCGCGGAGGTGTCGGCACGCGGCGTCCGTACGCTCGTCGTCGCGGCGCCGCGCGACCCCGTGCATCCCGTGCCGGTCGGCGAGCGCTGGGCCGGTGCGCTCGGCGCTCCGCTCGCGATGCTCACCGAGCGCGACGCGGGGCCTGCGCGGCAGAACGCGGTGCTCGCCGAGCACCTCGCGAACTGGCTCGAGCGGGTGCGGCGGGCCTGA
- a CDS encoding Pr6Pr family membrane protein encodes MRRFFGVLRIVAAAAIVAAVVGQFAKSLGMVPDPAAFVVNFFSFFTILSNCLAAVVLLVAAWSSFTRERDSAGFTVMRACATAYMTTTLVVYNTLLRDISLDQATTLPWSNEILHLWAPLYLLVDWVLAPGRRPVPWRRLWTVAVFPLVWAAYTMLRGAIVGWYPYPFLNPEVKPGVGYDGVLVYIVAIAAFILLVGAGVIAVSRTAWPYGRRADEASALGSAAEALSR; translated from the coding sequence ATGCGTCGGTTCTTCGGTGTGCTGCGAATCGTCGCCGCGGCCGCGATCGTCGCGGCGGTCGTGGGCCAGTTCGCGAAGAGCCTCGGCATGGTGCCCGACCCCGCCGCGTTCGTCGTCAACTTCTTCAGCTTCTTCACGATCCTCTCGAACTGCCTCGCCGCGGTGGTGCTGCTCGTCGCCGCGTGGTCGTCCTTCACGCGCGAGCGCGACTCGGCGGGCTTCACGGTCATGCGCGCGTGCGCGACCGCCTACATGACGACGACGCTCGTGGTCTACAACACGCTGCTGCGCGACATCTCGCTCGACCAGGCGACGACGCTGCCGTGGTCCAACGAGATCCTGCACCTGTGGGCGCCGCTCTACCTGCTCGTCGACTGGGTGCTCGCGCCCGGACGGCGCCCGGTGCCGTGGCGACGGCTGTGGACGGTGGCGGTCTTCCCGCTCGTCTGGGCGGCGTACACGATGCTGCGCGGGGCGATCGTCGGCTGGTACCCGTACCCGTTCCTGAACCCCGAGGTGAAGCCGGGCGTGGGCTACGACGGGGTGCTCGTCTACATCGTCGCGATCGCCGCCTTCATCCTGCTCGTCGGCGCCGGCGTCATCGCGGTCAGCCGCACGGCCTGGCCGTACGGGCGGCGCGCCGACGAGGCATCCGCCCTCGGATCGGCAGCCGAAGCGCTCTCGCGCTGA
- a CDS encoding NADP-dependent oxidoreductase, translated as MHALVIDRTGGPDELHLAEVPRPLRVSDEVLVRVVAASVNPIDVKTRAGRGTSAAITGFPAILGHDFAGVVEQAPYAAHPLQPGDRVYGMGRVPRTSGSFAEFVSVSSMSVAPMPASLDFAQAAAVPLAALTAWGAVVDTARVHDGQRVLVHAGAGGVGHFAVQFAAYFGAAVTTTASARNADFLRELGAHRVVDYTTERFEEIARDQDVVIDLIGNVRDATGTRSLDALRRGGLVVNVPTGSWPTMQEEASARGIRATGYSVSPDARTLAVVTRLIDDGSIRVHVDRELPLAEGAEANRIVEAGHVRGKVVLRVAPDPA; from the coding sequence ATGCACGCCCTGGTGATCGACCGCACGGGCGGCCCCGACGAGTTGCATCTCGCGGAGGTGCCGCGGCCCCTTCGGGTGAGCGACGAGGTGCTCGTCAGGGTCGTCGCCGCGAGCGTCAACCCGATCGATGTGAAGACCCGCGCAGGCCGCGGCACGTCGGCGGCGATCACGGGCTTCCCCGCGATCCTCGGCCACGACTTCGCCGGGGTCGTCGAGCAGGCGCCCTACGCGGCGCATCCGCTGCAGCCGGGCGACCGCGTCTACGGCATGGGCCGCGTGCCACGCACGAGCGGCAGCTTCGCCGAGTTCGTCAGCGTGAGCTCGATGAGCGTCGCCCCGATGCCGGCATCGCTCGACTTCGCGCAGGCCGCGGCCGTGCCGCTCGCCGCGCTCACGGCGTGGGGCGCCGTCGTCGACACGGCACGCGTGCACGACGGGCAGCGGGTGCTCGTGCACGCCGGGGCGGGCGGCGTCGGCCATTTCGCCGTGCAGTTCGCAGCGTACTTCGGGGCGGCCGTGACGACGACCGCCTCGGCGCGCAACGCGGACTTCCTGCGCGAGCTCGGCGCCCATCGCGTCGTCGACTACACGACCGAGCGCTTCGAGGAGATCGCCCGCGACCAGGACGTCGTCATCGACCTGATCGGCAACGTGAGGGATGCCACGGGCACCCGTTCCCTCGACGCGCTGCGCCGCGGCGGGCTCGTCGTCAACGTGCCGACCGGATCGTGGCCCACGATGCAGGAGGAGGCCTCGGCCCGGGGCATCCGCGCCACCGGCTACTCGGTGTCGCCCGACGCGCGAACCCTCGCGGTGGTCACCCGCCTGATCGACGACGGGTCGATTCGCGTGCACGTCGACCGCGAGCTGCCGCTCGCGGAGGGCGCCGAGGCGAACCGCATCGTCGAGGCCGGCCACGTGCGCGGCAAGGTCGTGCTGCGCGTCGCCCCCGACCCGGCCTGA
- a CDS encoding ArsR/SmtB family transcription factor yields MLRYVLNETDVAAVRFGISPLSELGLSLRAIRDPSRFPLQLPWVARTEAARAGLDHAVLSALIDDRLWTPDFLNPRPESPLTRLDDEFAALLETPAHVFRSDLEAVHGEIPAVFAGSHRAALRRIVAALGELWETAFAPYWPRMRAVLEADVVYRGRQIAQSGVGAMLGGLTSTVDFADGVLAVRLRHPLERTQAIGGSGLTLVPTMFTRRASAPVGEGPPMLMYPARGQGALWETERVANPAAVAAVLGETRARLLSALGDPASSTELGVRFGVTASAVNQHLRVLRDAGLVVSTRYGHSVLYLRSELGAALLAAGR; encoded by the coding sequence ATGTTGCGCTACGTGCTGAACGAGACCGACGTGGCGGCGGTGCGGTTCGGCATCTCGCCGCTGTCGGAGCTCGGGCTGTCGCTGCGGGCGATTCGCGACCCGTCGCGATTCCCGCTGCAACTGCCCTGGGTCGCGCGCACGGAGGCGGCGCGAGCCGGCCTCGACCACGCGGTGCTGTCCGCGCTCATCGACGATCGACTGTGGACGCCCGACTTCCTGAACCCGCGCCCCGAGTCGCCGCTCACCCGGCTCGACGACGAGTTCGCGGCGCTGCTCGAGACGCCGGCCCATGTGTTCCGCAGCGACCTCGAGGCGGTGCACGGCGAGATCCCAGCGGTGTTCGCCGGCTCCCACCGCGCGGCCCTGCGGCGCATCGTCGCCGCGCTCGGCGAACTGTGGGAGACGGCGTTCGCCCCGTACTGGCCGCGGATGCGCGCGGTGCTCGAGGCCGACGTCGTCTACCGGGGGCGCCAGATCGCGCAGTCCGGGGTCGGGGCGATGCTGGGCGGGCTGACGAGCACGGTCGACTTCGCCGACGGCGTGCTCGCGGTCAGGCTGCGGCATCCCCTCGAGCGCACCCAGGCGATCGGTGGTTCGGGCCTCACCCTCGTGCCGACGATGTTCACCCGGCGCGCCTCGGCCCCCGTCGGCGAGGGCCCGCCGATGCTGATGTACCCGGCCCGCGGGCAGGGTGCACTCTGGGAGACCGAGCGCGTCGCGAACCCCGCGGCCGTCGCCGCGGTGCTCGGCGAGACCCGGGCCCGGCTGCTCTCGGCGCTCGGCGACCCCGCGTCGTCGACCGAGCTCGGCGTGCGCTTCGGGGTCACCGCGTCGGCCGTCAACCAGCATCTGCGCGTGCTGCGCGACGCCGGCCTGGTCGTGTCGACGCGGTACGGGCACAGCGTGCTGTACCTGCGCAGCGAGCTCGGCGCGGCGTTGCTCGCCGCCGGACGGTGA
- a CDS encoding MFS transporter: MSPTSPTDTDPLPDTGATPAVDPGAPSRSTASGSVGATGPTRPTWRARLAASVADPVLRILVGATLISRIGRGIFLTVTVLYFTLIVGLTPGEVAVVLAAASAAGVIASFAGGWLADRFSAKRLLILFTSIEGVALIAYVFAGDFVSALVIAVICGLFEQGANSTRSAIIARAFEGESRVHARAVLRTVTNVSIAVGSGLGALALALGTAEAYRGLIIGAGALYLLGLFQLVRLPARVDAPARPAVADVVTATGSVDAAATADAIAEERRSWRSHSPWRDPRYLALTVLSAIFGMQFGVGELGVPLWITRETAAPEVLIAALLILNTVIVVVFQVPMSRGTHDLRVAGRVSAIAAWLMAGACLVYAAAAGLPTGFAIAVLVIAALAHAFAEVLSQAGGWGLSFELADPVRAGTYQGVFGMGYSVGALAAPLVVNATAISHGVWGWGVLAVIFLVSGLGTAWIARRAARAAPSPA, translated from the coding sequence GTGAGCCCTACCTCCCCCACCGACACCGACCCCCTCCCCGACACCGGTGCCACCCCCGCGGTCGACCCCGGGGCGCCCTCCCGGTCGACCGCGTCCGGGTCGGTCGGCGCGACCGGCCCGACTCGCCCGACCTGGCGCGCGCGCCTCGCGGCCTCGGTCGCCGACCCGGTGCTGCGCATCCTCGTCGGCGCGACGCTCATCTCGCGCATCGGCCGCGGCATCTTCCTCACCGTCACCGTGCTCTACTTCACGCTCATCGTCGGCCTCACCCCCGGCGAGGTCGCCGTCGTGCTCGCCGCGGCGAGCGCCGCCGGCGTGATCGCCTCGTTCGCGGGCGGATGGCTCGCCGACCGGTTCAGTGCGAAGCGGCTGCTCATCCTGTTCACGTCGATCGAGGGCGTGGCGCTCATCGCCTACGTGTTCGCGGGCGACTTCGTGTCGGCGCTCGTCATCGCCGTCATCTGCGGGCTCTTCGAGCAGGGCGCGAACTCGACCCGGTCGGCCATCATCGCGCGTGCGTTCGAGGGCGAGTCGCGGGTGCACGCCCGCGCGGTGCTTCGCACGGTGACGAACGTCTCGATCGCGGTCGGCTCGGGGCTCGGCGCGCTCGCGCTCGCGCTCGGCACCGCCGAGGCGTACCGAGGCCTCATCATCGGGGCGGGGGCGCTGTACCTGCTCGGCCTCTTCCAGCTCGTGCGGCTGCCCGCGCGGGTCGATGCCCCGGCGCGGCCGGCGGTCGCCGATGTGGTCACCGCGACCGGTTCGGTGGATGCCGCGGCCACCGCCGACGCCATCGCCGAGGAACGCCGCAGCTGGCGTTCACACTCCCCCTGGCGCGACCCCCGTTACCTCGCACTCACGGTGCTCAGCGCGATCTTCGGCATGCAGTTCGGCGTCGGCGAGCTCGGCGTGCCGCTCTGGATCACGCGCGAGACCGCCGCCCCCGAGGTGCTCATCGCGGCGTTGCTCATCCTCAACACGGTGATCGTGGTGGTCTTCCAGGTGCCGATGTCACGCGGCACGCACGATCTGCGGGTCGCCGGGCGGGTGTCGGCGATCGCCGCGTGGTTGATGGCCGGCGCCTGCCTCGTCTACGCGGCTGCCGCGGGGCTGCCGACCGGCTTCGCGATCGCCGTGCTCGTCATCGCCGCGCTCGCGCACGCGTTCGCCGAGGTGCTCTCGCAGGCCGGCGGCTGGGGGCTCAGCTTCGAGCTCGCCGACCCCGTGCGGGCCGGCACCTACCAGGGGGTGTTCGGCATGGGTTACTCGGTCGGCGCGCTCGCGGCGCCGCTCGTGGTCAACGCGACCGCGATCTCGCACGGGGTCTGGGGTTGGGGCGTGCTCGCGGTGATCTTCCTCGTCTCGGGCCTCGGCACGGCTTGGATCGCCCGCCGTGCGGCTCGCGCCGCGCCGTCGCCCGCCTGA
- a CDS encoding GNAT family N-acetyltransferase, translated as MTAVTELLIRRAEPADLSALADLAAETFPLACPPHTTPEAVADFVARNFTVAHFEGYLADADRVVLVAERGAEASTRLVGYTMLVGGEPGDADAAAAVTARPAVELSKFYTRADEHGGGIAGPLMAATLDAARASGAAACWLGVNEENARAIRFYEKQGFAKVGRKHFTVGGRIENDWVLAQPLA; from the coding sequence GTGACCGCCGTGACCGAACTGCTCATCCGCCGTGCGGAACCCGCCGACCTCTCGGCCCTCGCCGACCTCGCGGCCGAGACGTTCCCGCTGGCGTGCCCGCCGCACACGACGCCCGAGGCGGTCGCCGACTTCGTCGCCCGCAACTTCACGGTCGCGCATTTCGAGGGGTACCTCGCCGACGCCGACCGGGTCGTGCTCGTGGCCGAACGCGGCGCCGAGGCATCCACCCGCCTCGTCGGGTACACGATGCTCGTCGGCGGCGAACCGGGCGACGCGGATGCCGCGGCCGCCGTCACCGCACGGCCCGCGGTCGAGCTCAGCAAGTTCTACACCCGCGCCGACGAGCACGGCGGCGGCATCGCGGGGCCGCTCATGGCCGCGACGCTCGACGCCGCGCGTGCGAGCGGTGCAGCGGCGTGCTGGCTCGGCGTGAACGAGGAGAACGCACGCGCGATCCGCTTCTACGAGAAGCAGGGCTTCGCGAAGGTCGGCCGCAAGCACTTCACGGTCGGCGGTCGCATCGAGAACGACTGGGTGCTCGCGCAGCCCCTCGCGTGA
- a CDS encoding ATP-binding protein — MADRSSSLRARSDDGRSFAIPDASGTPFIAGTLLIVATAGERHLGLVEDREVDDDDGRDALHGRLLGRIVDTGFDPHGGWPFADATVEPADAETIDLVHAAMGATLEIGVNLSPPIRPARLLAHRFNRHTFWVGQSGSGKTYALGVVLEQLIAHTSLPVVVFDPNSDFVRLGELNPDADGPTADLLRQRDIRVLRPSTPGSEPLRARFPSLSLEAKAAVLRLDPVADREEFNAIVHLSDTLSADEPGQVLPALLGSSDPVRRALGLRIENMGLLNWEVWAGHDREATLVIDERADATVLDLGGFSTPDQHLVVALSVLDDLWERREERRPTLIVIDEAHNLCSPALSSPLAVAVRDRIEQIAAEGRKYGLWLLLSTQRPSKVHPGIVSQCDNLALMKMSSPVDLAGLAEYFGYAPAALIARSPWFRQGEALFAGGFAPAPMLLAMNRRLTPEGGSDVRVPLR, encoded by the coding sequence ATGGCCGACCGCAGTTCGTCGCTCCGCGCCCGCTCCGACGACGGGCGTTCGTTCGCGATCCCGGATGCCTCGGGCACCCCGTTCATCGCCGGCACCCTGCTCATCGTGGCGACCGCGGGCGAGCGCCACCTGGGGCTCGTCGAAGACCGCGAGGTCGACGACGACGACGGCCGGGACGCGCTGCACGGGCGGCTGCTCGGTCGCATCGTCGACACGGGCTTCGACCCGCACGGCGGGTGGCCGTTCGCCGATGCGACGGTCGAGCCGGCCGACGCCGAGACGATCGACCTCGTGCACGCGGCGATGGGCGCGACCCTCGAGATCGGCGTCAACCTCAGCCCGCCGATCCGTCCGGCCCGACTGCTCGCGCACCGGTTCAACCGGCACACCTTCTGGGTCGGCCAGAGCGGTTCGGGCAAGACCTACGCGCTCGGCGTCGTGCTCGAGCAGCTCATCGCGCACACCTCGCTGCCCGTCGTCGTGTTCGACCCGAACTCGGACTTCGTGCGGCTCGGCGAGCTGAATCCCGATGCCGACGGACCGACGGCCGACCTGCTGCGGCAGCGCGACATCCGGGTGCTGCGACCGTCGACGCCCGGCAGCGAGCCGCTTCGCGCCCGGTTCCCGAGCCTCAGCCTCGAGGCCAAGGCGGCCGTGCTGCGCCTCGACCCCGTCGCCGACCGCGAGGAGTTCAACGCGATCGTGCACCTGAGCGACACGCTTAGCGCCGACGAGCCCGGTCAGGTGCTGCCGGCGCTGCTCGGCTCGAGCGATCCCGTGCGCCGCGCGCTCGGCCTGCGCATCGAGAACATGGGGCTGCTGAACTGGGAGGTGTGGGCCGGCCACGACCGGGAGGCGACCCTCGTCATCGACGAGCGGGCCGACGCGACCGTGCTCGACCTCGGCGGGTTCTCGACGCCCGACCAGCACCTCGTCGTCGCGCTCTCGGTGCTCGACGACCTCTGGGAGCGACGCGAGGAGCGCCGGCCGACCCTCATCGTCATCGACGAGGCGCACAACCTCTGCTCGCCCGCGCTCAGCTCGCCGCTCGCCGTCGCGGTGCGCGACCGCATCGAGCAGATCGCCGCAGAGGGACGCAAGTACGGACTCTGGCTCCTGCTCTCGACGCAGCGTCCGTCGAAGGTGCACCCCGGCATCGTGTCGCAGTGCGACAACCTCGCACTCATGAAGATGAGCTCCCCCGTCGACCTCGCCGGCCTCGCCGAGTACTTCGGCTACGCCCCTGCGGCGCTCATCGCGCGGTCGCCGTGGTTCCGGCAGGGCGAGGCGCTGTTCGCGGGCGGCTTCGCCCCGGCGCCCATGCTGCTCGCGATGAACCGGCGGCTGACGCCCGAGGGCGGCAGCGACGTGCGGGTGCCGCTGCGCTGA